The Mucilaginibacter rubeus genomic interval ACCGATGTGAATGACAGGATTGCAATTACGGATTTTATCGAAGTCAAACCTTTTGAGCTTGACGAAGCCAAGGTGAAAATCCCCGCTTTGCTCAGGAAACTGCACGCGTTACCGCCCTTCCCGTTCCGGATGGATTATATTGATAAAATAGGGGAGTTTATGGAGAAATTTCAGGCGGCCGAAATAATGCCTGCGGATATGACCACAGGCATTTTTGATCTTTATAAAAAAATCAAAGACATATACCCTCGAAACGCTGAAGACCTGGTAGCCTGCCACAACGATCTCAAACCCGAAAATACATTGTTTGATGGCGAAAGGGCATGGCTGGTTGATTGGGAAGCCGCCTTTTTGAACGACCGTTATGTTGACCTGGCCATTGCCGCCAACTTCGTAGTCAGGAGTGATGAAGATGAGGCCGATTTTTTAAAAGCGTATTTTGGTGAAGAGGCTAATGAGTATCAGCAGGCCCGCTTTTTTTTGATGAGGCAGTTACTGCATCTGTTTTACTTCATTGTGTTTATGCTGTTGGGTAAAACGCAGGGCCGGATAATTGATTTTAACATGCCCAAAACCGGTTTCAGGGAGTTTCATGACCGGATCTGGGCAGGAGAGATCAGTCTGGCAAATATGGACGCCAGGCTGCAGTATGCTCTTGTGCACAAGGAGCAGTTATTACGCAACATGCAGTTGAAACGGCTTCAGGATTCGTTGGAGTTGGTGTGGTTGCACAAATAAAGCAATTGTTATTATAAATGTTTAAATTTGAATTATGACAACGCTTACAATCGAAATATCTGAAAAGGCAGGGAAAACGCTGGCCGAACTGGTTGAGCAGTTGGGAGGGAAGGTTATTTCTGTAAAAGAAAGCAAAAAATCCAATAAAGAAGCGAAAAAAAAGCAGTTGTTGGATGATCTGGAAGAGTCGGTGAACTTTGTGAAGTTGCATCAGCAGGGTAAGGTTGATGCAAAAACGATACAGGAATTACTTGATGAACTTTAAGATCCTGCCAACCCCGCCATTTGTTCGTGAATTAAAAAAGCTTGCAAAAAAGCATCTTTCTTTAAAGGATGATCTTAGGCTTTTGGTAGCTGAGTTGGCTGCAAACCCTAATTATGGAACTCCTTTAGGAAATAATTGTTATAAAATTCGTCTCGCTATCAGTTCTAAGAATAAAGGAAAATCTGGTGGTGCAAGAATAATTACATACGTTCGTGTTGTTAATGAAACCGTGTATTTGTTATCGATATACGACAAATCTGAATTAGATAATATTAGTGACAACGATCTAACAAGCCGGATAAAAGATCTGTGAGTTTATCCTGTTAAATAGCCTTCCGCTGCCGCTCGGCTCCAGCCAAGTGGCCCCTATTTTAACGGCCTCTGGCCGAAGTACTTTTGCAGACCAGAGCCCTGGGGATATATAGATCACTTTTTGTTTAAGCATTGGCAGATGCAGATAGGCAGTTTAAAGCTTCATTTTTAAGAGGTAGATTTCATTTTTGCCCGCGATCTTAAACTTCTCGTTATTATCGTAATTATAAAAAGGTTCGGCAATCTCTACGTCGGTACTTTGAAAGCTTTTGCCAAGTACCGTTTGTGCTTCTTCCAGGGTATAAAGCTGATGGTTTATCTCAAATATAAAACCATAGGCAGACTTTTGCAGATCTTTAAAAGTAACCTTGCCGGCTGGTATACTAAAGTGTATAGGTACCGAATACTGCACACGAACAAATCGGCCGTCTTGGATACCCGGTTTCCATCGGGGACTTCTCTCTAAAACAGTAGCTGCCTCGGCTTCACAGCCTGCACCTATACAATTTATTGGAGTAACATTGGTTACGCGCCCTATACTATCAACTACAAATGTTACCACTACGCTACCATTAATGCCTATCAGGCGTGCGATATCAGGATATTTTAGATTTCTGCTGATGTAATTGGCAAAGGCCGGCAAGCCGCCTGGAAATTCAGGGACTTGCTCAACACTGGTAAAAACACCTGTGCTTCGGGTTTTTTTTACGGTATCGGTATTCATGCTTGTACCGGCAAATGCAAAATGGCACATAAACATGATGATCACTACTAAGTAATAAGGTTTCATGCTGTAAAGATAAACAGTGTTTTCTAAATTAGATAATGCCGGTGATAGCCCATGATAATTGCCCGCAAATTCCACCAGATCTTAAAAAATTTCCCCAGCCCCTCGTCAGTTTTACGCCGCGAACCCGGCAGTGCTGATGCAACCGCTTCAAAACCGACCTAAAAAGTCAAAAAATTAAAGCGGCTAATGCTTAGCGACATACCTTTCAAACATATGTTAAAACGTGGATGCAAAAATTATAAAAAAATAACTTACTAACTATTTGATAATTAATACAAAGTTTCTATCTTTGCCGTCCCTTTCGGGGGAGAAATATGCCTTGAACGAAGCCCTACTGCTTCGATGGGCACAAAAACAATTAAAAAAATGTCAGGAATTATTGGTAAAAAAGTAGGAATGACCAGCATTTTCGACGAGACAGGGAAGAACATTCCTTGTACAGTAATCGAAGCTGGCCCTTGCGTGGTAACACAAGTTAAGTCTGTGGATGCAGACGGGTACGCTGCTGTTCAGTTAGCGTATGGCGACAAAAAGGAAAAAAACACTTCTGCCCCTTTAAAAGGACACTTCCAGAAAGCCAACACCGCTCCAAAGCGTAAATTGGTTGAATTCAAAACTTTCGAAGATCAAAAATCATTAGGCGACACCGTTACTGTCGAGATTTTTGCTGCGGGAGATTTTGTTGATGTGGTAGGTACCTCAAAAGGTAAAGGTTTTCAGGGTGTGGTAAAACGTCACGGTTTTGGCGGTGTGGGTATGCAAACTCACGGTCAGCACAACCGTTTACGTGCGCCAGGTTCTTTGGGTGCGTCATCATGGCCATCACGTGTATTTAAAGGTATGCGCATGGCAGGTCAAACCGGAAACGCTCGCGTTAAAGTACAAAACCTTGAAGTAGTTAAGGTTTTCGCTGAGCAGAATCTGTTAGTAGTTAAAGGTTCCATCCCCGGAGCTAAGGGTTCATTCGTAATAGTGGATAAATAAGATGGAAGTTAACGTATTAAACGTATCAGGTAAACAAACAGGTGCCAAGGTGCAGCTTCCTGAGTCGATTTTCGGTATTGAGCCAAATGATCACGCTATCTATCTTGATGTTAAGCAATATCTTGCTAACCAACGTCAGGGTACACACAAATCAAAACAGCGTAATGAGATTGCAGGTTCAACCCGCAAGCTATATAAGCAAAAAGGTACAGGCGGTGCCCGTGCCGGTGGTATTAAATCACCATTATTTAACGGTGGTGGCCGTGTATTCGGTCCGCAACCACGCGATTACAGCTTCAAATTAAATAAAAAGCTTAAATCACTGGCCCGTAACTCTGCTTTATCATACAAAGCAAAAGATAACAACATTTTAGTGTTAGAGGATTTTAATTTTGATAGCATCAAAACTAAAAACTACATTAAGTTGGAGGCCGATTTGAATGTTACTAATGATAAAACATTATTAGTAGTAGCAGGCGCTGAAAATAACAATGTGTATTTATCAAGCAGAAACCTGAAAAAAAGCAAAGTAATTTCAGTTGAGCAGCTTAACACTTATGATGTGTTAAACGCTGGTAAACTGTTGCTTACTACAGGTGCTGTTAAAACTTTGGAGGAAGCATTAGTTAAGTAATTATGGAAATTTTAAAACAACCCCTACTTACTGAAAAAGTTACTCAGTTAACTGACAAGCTTAACCGTTATGCTTTCAAAGTTGATCACAGGGCTAACAAAATTCAGATTAAAAGTGCCATTGAGGCAATGTACGGTGTTAACGTTACAGCGGTAAACACCATGAAATACGTCGGCAAACTAAAAACTCGCAATACTAAAGCAGGCGCCGTTCAAGGCCGTTCAGCTACTTACAAGAAGGCGATCATTACGTTGAAGGACGGAGAAGTAATTGATTTTTACAGCAATATATAATTAAGACATGGCAGTAAAGAGATTTAAACCGGTTACCCCGGGCACCCGCTTCAGAGTTGATGTATCTAATTCAGATATCACAACAAACGTTCCTGAAAAATCGTTGGTTGTAGCATCTAACAAAAAATCGGGCGGTCGTAACAACAGCGGTAAAATGACTATGCGCTATTTAGGTGGTGGTCATAAACAAGCATACAGGATCATTGATTTCAAACGTAATAAATTTGACATCCCCGCAAAAGTTGCAACTATCGAGTATGATCCTAACCGTTCATCACGTATAGCATTATTGCATTTTGCTGATGGCGAAAAACGTTATATGATAGCACCGGAAGGCTTAACAGTTGGTACGGTAGTTTTATCTGGCGAGAGCGTTGCTCCTGAGGTTGGTAATACCCTTCCTTTGAAAAGCATCCCGTTAGGTTCTATCATCCACAATATTGAGTTAAACCCAGGTCAGGGCGGTGTTATTGCCCGCAGCGCTGGTACTTACGCTCAACTTTCAGCACGCGATGGTAAATATGCTATCATCAAATTGCCTTCAGGCGAAACCCGTATGATCTTGTCAACTTGCTTGGCAACTATCGGTACCGTTTCAAATGGCGAAAGAGCAAACGCGGTGTTAGGTAAAGCAGGCCGTAACCGTTGGTTAGGCCGCAGGCCAAGGGTACGTGGTGTAGCTATGAACCCGGTAGATCACCCTATGGGTGGTGGTGAAGGCCGTGCCTCAGGTGGTCACCCACGTTCACGTAAAGGTTTATTGGCTAAAGGCTATAAAACTCGTGACAAGAAGAAAACATCGGATCGTTACATCATTGAAAGAAGGAAGAAATAATGGCTCGTTCAATAAAAAAAGGACCTTACATCGATCATAACTTAGATAAGAAAGTTATGGTGCTGAATGATGCAAATAAAAAATCAGTTGTAAAAACATGGTCACGTCGTTCCATGATCTCTCCTGATTTCGTTGGTCATACATTCGCTGTACACAACGGTAACAAGTTTATCCCTGTGTACGTAACAGAAAACATGGTTGGTCACAAGCTGGGAGAGTTTGCACCAACCCGTACATTCCGCGGACACGCAGAAAAGAAAAAATAACAGGCAATGGAAGCAACAACAAAAATTAAAAAGTCTGTACTAATCAGGCAACAAAAAGAAGCTGCTAAAGCTGTGATAGGTGGCGCTTCTGTTGCTAAGTTACAGGACTGCCCAACTTCACCACGTAAAATGCGTTTGGTGGTTGACTTGATCCGCGGTGAAAACGTTGAGAAAGCGTTATACATATTAAAATTTACTAACAAAGAAGCTGCTATTCGTGTAGAGAAACTTTTGTTATCAGCCATCAAAAACTGGGAAGCAAAAAACGAAGGCAAACGTGTTGAAGACAGCAACCTTTTTGTTAAGGAAGTATCTGTAGGCGGTGGCCGTCAGTTAAAAAGGTTACGCCCTGCTCCGCAAGGAAGGGGATACCGTATCCGCAAACGCTCAAACCACGTAACACTTGTTGTGGATAGTAAAAACGAAAACAATTAATTTGAAATGGGACAGAAAGCACATCCAATAGGTAACAGGTTAGGAATCATCAGAGGTTGGGATTCTAACTGGTTCGGTGGTAACAACTACTCCGACAAATTAGTTGAAGACGAAAAAATCCGCAAATACCTTTCAGCTCGTATTGCTAAAGGTGGTGTATCTAAAGTAGTTATTGAGCGTACTTTAAAACGCATTACCGTAACTATCCACACTGCCCGTCCGGGTATTGTGATCGGTAAAGGCGGTCAGGAAGTTGACAAGATCAAAGAAGAGTTGAAAAAACTTACTAAAAAAGAAGTTCAGATCAACATTTTCGAGATTAAACGTCCTGAGCTTGATGCACAATTAGTAGCAGAAGGCATTGCAAAACAATTAGAAGCACGTATCTCTTTCCGTCGTGCCATGAAAACCACAATTGCTGCAACCATGCGTATGGGTGCAGAAGGTATCAAGGTAATGACTTCAGGCCGTTTAGGTGGCGCTGAGATGGCACGTAGCGAGCAATATAAAGAAGGCAGGATTCCTTTGCACACTTTCCGTGCTGACATTGACTACGCATTAGCAGAAGCATTAACTACCTATGGTAAAATAGGTGTTAAAGTTTGGATCTGCAAAGGCGAGGTTTATGGCAAACGCGATCTTTCTCCAAACATTGGCGGTACCAGCAGCGCAAGCGGCAAAGGTGGCAGGCCAGAAGGCGGTGCGCCAGGCTTTGGTGGCCGTGGTAACGAAAGAGGCGGCGAGCGCGGCGGTGAGCGTCGTGGCGACAGGAAACCAGGTGGCGACCGCCGTGGTGGTGGTAACAACAGGCCAGGTGGAAACCGTCCGGGTGGACAAGGTGGAAACCGCCCAGGTGGCCCAGGTAAGAGATAATAATTAAAGTACAAGACAAATATCGAATAACGATATAAAAGCTTAAGAAAATGCTACAGCCAAAAAGAACGAAGTTCAGAAAGATGCAAAAAGGCAGGATGAAAGGTTTAGCCACCCGTGGTGCTGAACTTTCATTCGGATCTTTTGGTGTTAAATCACTCGAAGCGGCATGGATCACCAGCCGTCAGATCGAGGCTGCACGTATCGCTGTAACACGTTTTATGAAACGTGAAGGACAGGTTTGGATCAGGATATTTCCTGACAAACCTGTAACCAAGAAACCTGCAGAGGTACGTATGGGTAAAGGTAAAGGTGCTCCTGAATACTGGGTTGCGGTAGTACGCCCCGGAAGGATCATTTTTGAAGCCGAAGGTGTGCCTTTGGAAGTTGCTAAAGAGGCTTTACGCCTTGCAGCACAGAAATTACCAGTGCAAACTAAATTTATTGTACGTAGGGATTACGTAGAAGCATAAATTGAGGAGTTAGTTGAAAAGTTGTAAAGTTTTAATGTTGTGAAGTTGATGCCGAATTTCACCCATCATTAATAAAACGATACAACGTTTAAACTTGCCAACAGACAACAAATAACAAAGAAAAATGAAGAACTCAGAAATTTTGGGCCTATCAACTGAAGAGATTGTTGCTAAAATCAGCGAGGAAAGGGCTACCCTTACCAAATTGAAATTTGCTCACGCAGTTTCAGCTATTGAGAACCCGTCCCGTATAACCAAAGTACGCAAAGGAATTGCTCAGTTAAATACTGAATTAACAAAACGTAAAGCGGCGGCCGCTTCTGAAAAGAATTAATTTTTTAAACATTAGTAAAAATGGAAAGAAATTTAAGAAAAACACGTACCGGCCTTGTAGTTAGCAATAAGATGGAAAAATCTATTGTTGTGGCCGTTGAGCGTAAGGTGAAACACCCTATCTATGGTAAATTCGTAAAGAAAACTACCAAATTCAAGGCTCATGATGAAAACAATACTTGTGGCGTAGGCGATACAGTATTGATCATGGAAACCCGCCCGCTGAGCAAAACCAAAAACTGGCGATTAGTTGAAATTTTAGAAAGGGCTAAATAAGATGGTACAACAGGAATCAAGATTAACAGTAGCCGACAATAGCGGCGCTAAAGAAGTTTTAGTGATCCGTGTATTGGGTGGTACCGGTAAAAGGTATGCATCAATCGGCGATAAAATTGTGGTTACCGTAAAAAGCGCTTTACCATCAGGTAACGTGAAAAAAGGTACCGTATCAAAAGCCGTAGTTGTGCGCACTAAAAAAGAGATCCGCAGAAAAGACGGTTCATATATCCGTTTCGACGATAACGCAGCTGTGTTGTTAAACAACCAGGACGAGCCAAGAGGTACACGTATCTTTGGCCCTGTTGCAAGGGAACTGCGCGAGAAACAATTTATGAAAATTGTATCATTAGCACCGGAGGTATTGTAACATGGAAAAGAAAGTAAAATTAAAGATCCGTAAAGGCGACCTGGTTAAAGTTATCGCCGGCGATTCAAAAGGATCACAAGGCAAAATCGTTGAGGTTTTGGTAGATAAAAACAGGGCTATTGTTGAAGGTGCCAATATGGTATCTAAACATACTAAACCTAATGCTGCTAACCCTAACGGCGGAATTGTTAAACAAGAAGCTGCTATACATATTTCAAACCTAATGCTGGTTGATCCTAAAACAGGTAATACAACCCGTGTTGGCCGTAAAAAGAACGAAGCCGGCAAATTAGTAAGGGTAGCAAAAAAATCAGGGGAGGAAATTAAGTAATGACTTACGTACCAAGATTAAAATCAAAATACAAGGAAGAAATCCGCACCGCACTGAAAGATAAATTTCAGTACAAAAGCGTAATGCAGGTTCCTAAATTGCAGAAAATTGCCATTAACCAGGGTGTAGGTGGTGCTACTACCGACAAGAAATTGATCGAAAACACCATCACTGAGTTAACTACCATTACTGGTCAGCAGGCAGTATCTTCAAAATCTAAAAAAGATATCTCAAACTTTAAATTGCGTAAAAATATGCCGGTTGGCGTACGTGTTACCCTGCGTGACAACACAATGTATGAGTTTTTGGATCGTTTAATCGCTGTTGCCCTGCCACGTATCCGTGACTTCAAAGGCATCAACGATAAAGGTTTTGACGGAAGAGGCAACTATACATTAGGTATTACTGAGCAAATTATCTTCCCTGAGATAAATATTGATAAAATCAATAAAATCCAAGGTATGGATATTACCTTTGTAACCTCCGCAACAAACGATGTTGAAGCATTGGAGTTGTTGAAACAATTTGGTTTACCATTTAAAAATCAAAATAGCAATGGCTAAAGAAGGTGTAAAAGCACGTGAAGTAAAGCGCGCAAAATTAGTAGCTAAATACGCTGAAAAAAGAGCTGCTTTAAAAGAAGCTGGCGATTACGCTGCTTTAGATAAATTACCAAAAGCATCATCACCGGTAAAATTGCACAACCGTTGCAAATTAACCGGCCGCCCTCGTGGTTATATGCGTCAGTTTGGCATTTCACGTGTTACATTCCGTGAAATGGCTCTTGAAGGCAAGATCCCGGGAGTGAAAAAAGCAAGCTGGTAAGCAGCTAAATATTTAGAGATTAGAGATTTGAGGTTAGTGATTAGGTTCGCTAACCTCTTATCTCTAATCTCTAATCTCATGAATTAACCGATGGAAGGTCGTTAGGGATGTTACCTAAAGGAAACCACCATCATAACACAATAAAATGAATACAGATCCAATCGCAGATTATCTTACAAGAGTAAGGAATGCTATTAAAGCCAACCACCGGGTTGTTGAAATTCCTGCATCAAATCTGAAGAAGGAAATCACTAAGGTGCTTTTCGACAAAGGTTACATTGCAAATTACAAGTTTGAGGAAAACGGTCCTCAGGGCACTATCAAAGTTGCTTTGAAATACCACCCGATAACTAAAATTTCTGCTATCCGCAGCATTTCGCGCATCAGCAAACCAGGTTTGAGGAAATACGCAGGTATGGAAAACATGCCACGTGTACTAAATGGTTTAGGTATCGCCATCCTGTCAACTTCTAAAGGCGTTATGTCTGATAAAGAAGCTCGTCAGCAAAATGTTGGTGGTGAGGTTTTATGCTACGTTTATTAATCGAAGAAATTTAAGCAATGTCAAGAGTAGGAAAAGCACCGATAGCACTGCCACAAGGAGTAACCGTTACAGTTGCAGCAGATAATGTTGTTACTGTAAAAGGTCCTAAAGGTCAGTTGCAACAGGCAATTGATAGCGATATCACTATTGCACAGGAAGACGGTCAGTTACTGGTTCAACGCCCGTCTGATCAAAAACGTCACAAAGCGTTACATGGTTTATACCGCGCGCTTTTAAATAACATGGTAATTGGTGTAACCGAAGGTTACAAAGTAACCCAGGAATTAGTGGGTGTAGGTTACCGTGCTACCAATACAGGCAATACATTAGATTTAGTGTTGGGTTTCTCTCACCACTACGTATTTGAATTGCCACAAGAAATTAAAGTTACAACCACTGCTGATAAGGGTAAAAACCCAACCATCATCCTTGAGTCAATTGACAAACAGTTAATAGGTCAGGTAGCAGCTAAAATCCGTTCATTACGTGCTCCAGAGCCTTACAAAGGTAAAGGTATCAAGTTCCAGGGCGAGATTTTGAGAAGAAAAGCAGGTAAATCAGCATCTAAAAAATAATCGTCATGGGAGCTAAACTATCAAGAAGAGACAGGATTAAAAAAGGCATCAGAAAACGCCTTTCAGGATCGTCAGAGCGTCCTCGCCTGTCAGTATTTAGAAGTAATAAAGGTATTTATGCGCAGATCATTGACGATGTAACCGGTAAAACTTTAGTTTCAGCATCATCTTTATCAAAAGATTTTGCCGCTGAAGGTACAAAATCAGATCAGTCAACAGCTGTAGGTAAATTAGTAGCTTCAAAAGCTATTGCCGCAGGTATTAAAGATGTGGTTTTCGACAGGAACGGTTACCTGTACCATGGCCGTGTTAAGTCATTGGCTGAAGGTGCACGTGAAGGTGGTTTAAACTTTTAATCGAAAAGAGAAATGTCAACAATCAACATAAAAAGAGTAAAAACAAGCGAGATCGAATTAAAAGACCGCTTGGTAAGCATACAGCGTGTTGCCAAAGTAACCAAAGGTGGCCGTACTTTCAGCTTCTCTGCTATCGTAGTAGTAGGTGATGAAAACGGTGTTGTAGGTTACGGTTTAGGTAAAGCTAAAGAGGTAACTGAAGCTATTGCTAAAGGCATTGATGATGCTAAAAAGAACCTGGTAAAAGTTCCAATCATTAACGGAACTGTACCTCATGAGCAAATTGGTAAATTTAGCGGTGGTTTTGTTTTCATTAAACCAGCAGCTAACGGTACCGGTGTAATTGCAGGTGGTGCTATGCGTGCCGTATTAGAGTCGGCAGGTGTACACAACGTATTGGCAAAATCAAAAGGTTCATCAAACCCGCACAACGTGGTAAAAGCAACCGTATCGGCATTAGCCCAGTTACGCGATGCAAATACAGTAGCACAACAGCGCGGTATTAGTTTAGGTAAAGTATTTAACGGATAATCAGTCATGGCTAAGATCAAAATAACACAGATTAAGAGCGTGATCGACAGAACGGAACGCCAGAAAAAAACAATCGAGGCTTTAGGCTTGCGTAAAATTAACCACAGTGTGGAAGTTGAGGCTACACCTGCTATAGTTGGGATGGTTAGGA includes:
- the rpmD gene encoding 50S ribosomal protein L30; the encoded protein is MAKIKITQIKSVIDRTERQKKTIEALGLRKINHSVEVEATPAIVGMVRKVNHLVAVENI